One genomic segment of Belonocnema kinseyi isolate 2016_QV_RU_SX_M_011 chromosome 2, B_treatae_v1, whole genome shotgun sequence includes these proteins:
- the LOC117183048 gene encoding putative gustatory receptor 2a, with protein sequence MDVYGNTGSGNINVPGMLKSNCYLLFGGFVMIFTYVFHTPRMIFLQNIMVVSSNIPAESFNRIAKFVHAKDLLGFIFLIVHLPNAYAPEIHTSLRVMTYLYITMVVYLADMQYINCVFVIKICFESVDKTLKSLEKTMVNEEPHLLRRNYHEQNNELLLMKLRNLQKHHHQVSDVLKKLNSTYGLHAVATVIMTFSEITFILYFFILKLLDQHSNVQEQIWDFNLLLTMMFYILKLILIVWVCEKGKTQAKQIGSTVHDVLLNTFDLKIKEELHLFSLQLLHRKNVFYARGLAIDSSLLNEIAGAITMYLLILIQFHLSAASCKT encoded by the exons ATGGATGTTTACGGCAACACAGGATCGGGAAACATTAATGTACCCGGAATGCTCAAAAGTAATTGCTATCTTCTATTCGGCGGATTTGTGATGATCTTCACGTACGTGTTTCACAcaccaagaatgatttttttacaaaatataatggTCGTATCATCAAATATTCCGGCTGAATCTTTTAACAGAATTGCGAAATTTGTGCATGCTAAGGATCTTCTGGGTTTTATTTTTCTGATAGTCCATTTACCTAATGCGTATGCCCCTGAAATTCACACAAGCCTGAGAGTAATGACATATTTGTACATAACAATGGTTGTGTATTTGGCGGACATGCAATACATTAATTGCGTTTTTGtcatcaaaatttgtttcgaaagCGTTGATAAAACGctgaaaagtttagaaaaaacgaTGGTGAATGAAGAACCTCACCTTTTGAGAAGAAACTATCATGAACAGAACAATGAATTGCTTTTGATGAAACTTCGAAATCTTCAGAAACATCATCATCAAGTTAGCGATGTTTTGAAAAAGCTGAATTCGACATATGGTTTGCATGCTGTTGCTACAGTGATAATGACTTTTTCAGAAATTACATTCATTCTttacttctttattttgaaactcTTGGATCAACATTCTAATGTTCAGGAGCAGATTTGGGATTTCAATCTTCTTCTTACGATGATGTTCTACATTTTGAAGCTTATTTTGATTGTGTGGGTTTGCGAAAAAGGTAAAACACAAGCAAAGCAAATTGGAAGCACTGTTCATGATGTTCTTCTGAATACATTcgacttaaaaataaaagaagag CTTCATTTATTTTCCTTACAACTTTTGCACCGTAAGAATGTGTTCTATGCTCGAGGGCTTGCCATTGACTCTTCGCTCTTAAATGAG attGCAGGTGCAATAACCATGTATTTACTGATTCTGATTCAGTTTCACTTGTCAGCAGCTTCGTGCAAGACGTAA